The Polyangium mundeleinium genome contains the following window.
TATTCGGAGCCGCCGCCCGCGATGCCCGCGGCGGAGGCGACGTCGAAGCCGCGGGGCTCGTGGGTCCCGCCGGCCAAGCTCCCCGGGGAGGAGCTCGTCGAGGAGGGCTGGACGCCGCGCCCGCCCGAGGTCGCGGTCATCACCGCGCAGTTCGCGGCCGAGCAGGCGCAGACCGTGGCGTTCGCGCCGCCGCCCGCCGCTCCGCCTCGCCCCGCGATGGATACGCCGGTCACGCCGATCGAGGCGCTCGAGGCGGCCCCGCGGAAAAAGCCGCTCGAATCGGCGCCGGAGCTCGTGGTCGAGGTCGCCGAGGAGGAGGCGGACGACGACGTCGTCTCCGCGGTCGCCGAGGAGGCCAGGGCGGACGAGGTCGATGCGTTCGAGGAGATCGAGCCCGAGCGTGTCTCCGAGGCGAAGGGGTCTGCTCCCACCGACGCGCAGCAGGCGTCCGCGCCCAAGAAGCCGCCGCCCCCGCCGCCGCCGCCGAGACGTCAAGCGCCGACGGTCCCCGACGTCGTGCCGGCCGCTGCGGCGACCTCGCTCCCGCCGCCGAAGGGCCCGCCGCCTCCGCCCGCCGCGCAGGCGACCCCGCCGCCTGCGGCCTCGGCGCCTTCCAAGCCGATCAGCCTGCCCGAGCCGAGCCGCCGCCGTCAGCGCCCCTGGTGGGAGGACCTCTTCGACGACGACATGATCCGCACGATGGATCGCACCGACGCCAAGGTGATCCGTCGCGAGGCTGATTTCATCGAATCGTGCCTCGGCCTGGAGAAGGGCGCGACGATCCTCGACCTCGCCTGCGGCACCGGCCAGCATGCCGTGGAGCTCGCGAGCCGCGGATATGGCGTCGTCGGCTACGACCTCTCGCTCAACATGCTCGCGCTCGCGGCCGACGAGGCGCAGGGCCGCGCACAAAAGCTCAATTTCCTGCAGGGCGACATGCGGGAAATGGCGTTCGACCAGGTCTTCGACGGCCTGTATTGCTGGTCGACGAGCTTTGGGTATTTCGACGACGAGAAGAACCTCGACGTCCTCCGTCGCATGCACCGCGCTTTGCGCATCGGCGGCATCCTCGTCCTCGACATCATCAACCGTGATTACGTGGCCCCTCGCCAGCCGAGCCTCGTCTGGTTCGAGGGCGACGGCTGCGTGTGCATGGATGAGATGCAGGTCGATTTCTTCTCGAGCCGCCTCAAGGTCAAGCGCACGGCCATGTTCGACGACGGCCGCGCGCGTGAAATCGAGTATTCGCTCCGCCTCTACGCCTTGCACGAGATCGGCAAGATGATGCACGACGCCGATTTCAAGGTCGTCGAGGTCACCGGCCACCCCGCGCATCCGGGCGTCTTTTTCGGCTCGGAGTCGCCGCGGCTCGTCATCGTGGCCGAGCGCAAGTGAACCTCGAAGCGGCGCTCGGTCAGGCCCTGCCGAACCTCACGGTCTCGGCCTCGCCGGTCGATCGCATCGCGTACGCGCGTGACCTCTGGCCGCGCCATCACCTCGCCGTCTCCGACGGTCGCATCGCCGAGCACCGGCCCGGCGTGGTCGTCTGGCCAAACACGACGGAGGACGTCGCCTCCGTCGTCCGTTTCTGCGCCAAGGAAGGCATTCCGCTCGTCCCGTTCGGCGCGGGCTCGGGCGTGTGCGGCGGCGTCTTGCCGGATGAACGCACGGTCGTCCTTGATCTGAAACGCCTCGATCGCGTCCGGCGGCTCGACGCCGAGGCGGGCGTGCTCGACGTCGAGGCCGGCGCGCTGGGGATCCGCCTGGAGGAGGATCTCAATGCGGCGGGCCATACGCTCGGCCATTTCCCCTCGTCGATCCTCTGCTCGACGGTCGGCGGCTGGGTCGC
Protein-coding sequences here:
- a CDS encoding methyltransferase domain-containing protein, with amino-acid sequence MNDTPPRGIEDSTATQTSNGIDGHPPGVSGVAGAAGSVDGGSPRPLPPRPGGSVPAPPRPSRVPVSGSSPPPRPNTNVPPPRASNPPAAPAVSAVPPAPAVPQIETSTETPAAAAAEPDRAASPPLPRRRSRRAVKTEDDTMPASEGQPALLDDTATPGPEPVAEAAPPEPLPAPGASDAEVIQPMRILSVGDDLPPVKVYSEPPPAMPAAEATSKPRGSWVPPAKLPGEELVEEGWTPRPPEVAVITAQFAAEQAQTVAFAPPPAAPPRPAMDTPVTPIEALEAAPRKKPLESAPELVVEVAEEEADDDVVSAVAEEARADEVDAFEEIEPERVSEAKGSAPTDAQQASAPKKPPPPPPPPRRQAPTVPDVVPAAAATSLPPPKGPPPPPAAQATPPPAASAPSKPISLPEPSRRRQRPWWEDLFDDDMIRTMDRTDAKVIRREADFIESCLGLEKGATILDLACGTGQHAVELASRGYGVVGYDLSLNMLALAADEAQGRAQKLNFLQGDMREMAFDQVFDGLYCWSTSFGYFDDEKNLDVLRRMHRALRIGGILVLDIINRDYVAPRQPSLVWFEGDGCVCMDEMQVDFFSSRLKVKRTAMFDDGRAREIEYSLRLYALHEIGKMMHDADFKVVEVTGHPAHPGVFFGSESPRLVIVAERK